One genomic region from Sciurus carolinensis chromosome 2, mSciCar1.2, whole genome shotgun sequence encodes:
- the Ncoa6 gene encoding nuclear receptor coactivator 6 isoform X1, producing MVLNDLPNLEDIYTSLCSSTVEDSEMEFDSGLEDDDTKSDSILEDSTIFMAFKGNIDDKDFKWKLDAILKNVPNLLHMESSKLKVQKVEPWNSVRVTFNIPREAAERLRILAQSNNQQLRDLGILSVQIEGEGAINLALAQNRSQDVRMNGPMGAGNSVRMEPGFPLAGGPGLMRMTSPATVMIPQGGNVSSSMMAPGPNPELQPRTPRPASQSDAMDPLLSGLHMQQQSHPSGSLAPPHHPMQPVPVNRQMNPANFPQLQQQQQQQQQQQQQQQQQQQQLQARPPQQHQQQQQPQGIRPQFTAPTQVPVPPGWNQLPSGALQPPPAQGSLGTMTANQGWKKSPLPGPMQQQLQARPSLATVQTPSHPPPPYPFGSQQASQAHANFPQMSNPGQFTAPQMKSLQGAPSRVPTPLQQPHLTNKSPASSPSSFQQGSPASSPTVNQTQQQMGPRPPQNNPLPQGFQQPVSSPGRNPMVQQGNVPPNFMVMQQQPPNQGPQSLHPGLGGMPKRLPPGFSAGQANPNFMQGQVPSTTAATPGNSGAPQLQANQSVQHAGGQGAGPPQNQMQVSHGPPNMMQPSLMGIHGNMNNQQAGSSGVPQVNLGNMQGQPQQGPPSQLMGMHQQIVPSQGQMVQQQGTLNPQNPMILSRAQLMPQGQMMVNPQNQNLGPSPQRMTPPKQMLSQQGPQMMAPHNQMMGPQGQVLLQQNPMIEQIMTNQMQGNKQQFNTQNQSSVMPGPAQIMRGPTPNMQGNMVQFTGQMSGQMLPQQGPVNNSPSQVMGIQGQVLRPPGPNPHMAQQHGDSATTANNDVSLSQMMPDVSMQQTNMVPPHVQAMQGNSASGNHFSGHGMPFNAPFSGAPNGNQISCGQNPGFPVNKDVTLTSPLLVNLLQSDISAGHFGVNNKQNNTNANKPKKKKPPRKKKNSQQDLNTPDARPAGLEEADQQPLPGEQGINLDNTGPKLPEFSNRPPGYPTQPVEQRPLQQMPPQLMQHVAPPPQPPQQQPQPQMPQQQQQQPPPPNQPQSQQQQQQQQQQQQQQQQQMMMMLMMQQDPKSVRLPVSQNVHPPRGPLNPDSQRMSIQQSGNVPVMVSLQGPASVPPSPDKQRMPMPVNTPLGSNSRKMVYQENPQNPSSSPLGEMSSLPEASGSEVPSVSGGPNNMPSHLVVSQNQLMMTGPKPGPSPLSATQGATPQQPPVNSLPSSHGHHFPNVAAPTQTSRPKTPNRASPRPYYPQTPNNRPPSTEPSEISLSPERLNASIAGLFPPQINIPLPPRPNLNRGFDQQGLNPTTLKAIGQAPSNLTMNNPSNFATPQTHKLDSVVVNSGKQSNSGATKRASPSSSRRSSPGSSRKTTPSPGRQNSKAPKLTLASQTNAALLQNVELPRNVLVSPTPLANPPIPGSFPNNSGLNPQNPTVPMATVGAVLEDNKESLNMPQDSDCQNSQGRKEQVNVELKAVPAQEVKMVVPEDQSKKDGQPLDPNKLSSVEDNKTLVSPAMREAPTSLSQLLDNSGAPNVTIKPPGLTDLEVTPPVVSGEDLKKAPVIPTLQDPSSKEPSNSLNLPHSNEPCSTLVHPELSEVSSNVAPSIPPVMSRPVSSSSISTPLPPNQITVFVTSNPITTSANTSAALPTHLQSALMSTVVTMPNVGSKVMVSEGQSAAQSNARPQFITPVFINSSSIIQVMKGSQPSTIPAAPLTTNSGLMPPSVAVVGPLHIPQNIKFSSAPVPTNAPASSPASNIQTNRPLVLNSRATPVQLPSPPCTSSPVVPPHAPVQQAKELNPDEASPQVSTSGDQSSLPSSQSTTMISPLLTNSPGSSVNRRSPVSSSKGKGKVDKIGQILLTKACKKVTGSLEKGEEQYGADGETEGQGLETTAPGLMGTEQLSTELDSKTPTPPAPTLLKMTSSPVGPGSASAGPSLPGGALPTSMRSIVPTLVSSELISTTPTSKSNHGGIASEPLVGGLVEEKVGSHPELLPSIAPSQNLVPKDTPATTLQGPVARSELEANAAIVSGQSSEPKEIVEKSKTPSRRNSRTEEPTVASESVENGHRKRSSRPASASSSTKDITSAVQSKRRKSK from the exons AATCCAGCAAGCTAAAGGTACAGAAGGTGGAGCCCTGGAACAGCGTGCGTGTGACATTCAACATCCCCCGGGAAGCAGCGGAGCGACTGCGGATCCTGGCACAGAGCAACAACCAGCAACTTCGGGATCTGGGGATTCTCTCCGTTCAGATTGAAG GGGAAGGTGCTATCAACCTGGCTTTGGCTCAAAACCGAAGCCAAGATGTAAGAATGAATGGACCCATGGGAGCTGGAAATTCCGTTAGGATGGAACCAGGATTTCCCTTGGCAGGTGGTCCAG GATTAATGAGAATGACCAGTCCTGCCACTGTTATGATACCCCAGGGTGGAAATGTGTCATCTTCCATGATGGCACCAGGCCCCAATCCAGAGTTGCAGCCCAGGACCCCTCGCCCTGCTTCTCAGTCAG ATGCAATGGATCCACTCCTCTCTGGGCTCCATATGCAACAGCAGAGTCATCCCTCAGGATCTTTAGCTCCTCCTCATCACCCAATGCAACCTGTCCCCGTGAATAGACAAATGAACCCAGCTAATTTTccccagctgcagcagcagcaacagcaacaacaacagcaacagcagcagcagcagcagcagcaacaacaattGCAGGCAAGACCCCCACAGcaacatcagcagcagcagcagccacaggggATTCGACCCCAGTTTACTGCCCCAACTCAGGTGCCTGTTCCTCCAGGCTGGAACCAGCTGCCTTCTGGAGCTCTTCAGCCTCCTCCAGCCCAGGGTTCTCTGGGCACAATGACTGCAAACCAAGGGTGGAAGAAGTCTCCCTTGCCTGGCCCAATGCAACAGCAACTCCAGGCAAGACCATCCTTAGCCACGGTACAGACAccttcccaccctccccctcCATATCCCTTTGGCAGCCAGCAAGCCTCACAAGCCCATGCAAACTTTCCTCAGATGAGCAACCCAGGCCAGTTCACAGCTCCTCAGATGAAGAGCTTACAGGGGGCGCCCTCCAGGGTCCCAACCCCGCTGCAGCAACCCCACCTCACCAACAAGTCTCctgcctcctcaccctcctccttccagcaGGGATCCCCTGCATCCTCCCCAACGGTTAACCAAACTCAGCAGCAGATGGGACCAAGGCCACCTCAAAATAACCCACTTCCCCAGGGATTTCAGCAACCTGTCAGCTCTCCAGGTCGGAATCCTATGGTTCAACAGGGAAATGTGCCACCTAACTTCATGGTGATGCAGCAGCAACCACCAAACCAGGGGCCACAGAGTTTACATCCAGGCCTAGGAG GAATGCCTAAACGCCTCCCACCTGGCTTCTCAGCAGGACAGGCCAATCCGAACTTTATGCAAGGTCAGGTGCCTTCTACCACAGCAGCCACCCCTGGGAATTCAGGAGCCCCTCAGCTGCAAGCAAATCAAAGTGTCCAGCATGCAG gTGGTCAAGGAGCTGGTCCTCCTCAAAACCAGATGCAGGTGTCCCACGGGCCACCAAATATGATGCAGCCCAGCCTCATGGGAATTCATGGCAACATGAACAACCAGCAGGCTGGTAGTTCTGGGGTTCCACAGGTGAACCTGGGCAACATGCAAGGCCAGCCCCAACAGGGCCCACCTTCTCAGCTGATGGGCATGCACCAGCAGATTGTACCCTCCCAGGGTCAAATGGTCCAGCAACAAGGAACTCTGAATCCTCAAAACCCTATGATTCTTTCAAGGGCCCAGCTTATGCCACAGGGCCAGATGATGGTGAACCCTCAGAACCAAAATCTTGGGCCTTCACCCCAAAGGATGACCCCACCCAAGCAGATGCTGTCCCAGCAGGGCCCACAAATGATGGCACCACATAACCAGATGATGGGGCCTCAGGGACAAGTTTTGCTCCAACAGAACCCAATGATAGAACAAATCATGACCAATCAGATGCAGGGGAATAAGCAGCAGTTTAACACTCAGAACCAATCCAGTGTCATGCCGGGACCAGCACAGATAATGAGGGGACCAACTCCGAACATGCAAGGAAACATGGTGCAGTTTACGGGACAGATGTCAGGACAGATGCTGCCCCAGCAAGGGCCTGTGAACAACAGTCCATCTCAGGTTATGGGGATTCAGGGACAGGTCCTGAGGCCACCAGGGCCCAACCCGCACATGGCCCAGCAGCATGGTGATTCTGCAACTACAGCAAATAATGATGTCAGCTTGTCTCAAATGATGCCTGATGTTAGCATGCAACAAACCAACATGGTTCCCCCCCACGTGCAGGCCATGCAGGGAAACAGTGCCTCGGGAAACCACTTCTCAGGCCATGGGATGCCTTTCAATGCACCTTTCAGTGGAGCACCCAATGGAAATCAGATATCCTGTGGTCAGAATCCAGGCTTTCCTGTCAATAAGGATGTAACGCTAACAAGCCCATTGTTGGTCAACTTATTGCAGAGTGACATCTCTGCGGGTCATTTTGGGGTAAACAATAAGCAAAATAATACCAACGCAAATAAACCTAAGAAGAAGAAACCCCCTCGGAAGAAGAAAAATAGTCAGCAAGACCTAAA CACCCCAGATGCTCGTCCAGCTGGTCTGGAGGAGGCTGATCAGCAACCATTGCCTGGAGAACAAGGAATTAACTTGGACAACACAGGCCCTAAACTGCCAGAGTTTTCAAATCGGCCACCAG GTTATCCTACTCAACCAGTTGAACAGAGGCCACTGCAGCAGATGCCTCCTCAACTCATGCAGCATGTGGCACCCCCACCACAGCCACCACAGCAGCAGCCACAGCCACAAAtgcctcagcagcagcagcagcagcctccaCCTCCTAATCAGCCGCAgtctcagcagcagcagcagcagcagcagcagcaacagcagcaacaacaacaacaaatgatgATGATGCTCATGATGCAGCAAGATCCCAAATCCGTTAGACTTCCAGTTTCCCAAAATGTTCATCCCCCAAGGGGACCTCTGAACCCAGACTCTCAGAGAATGTCCATTCAGCAGAGTGGCAATGTACCTGTCATGGTCAGTTTGCAAGGACCTGCCTCTGTGCCACCATCACCTGATAAACAAAGAATGCCAATGCCTGTAAATACTCCTTTGGGAAGTAATTCGAGGAAAATGGTATACCAGGAGAACCCACAGAATCCTTCTAGTTCACCTCTGGGAGAGATGTCCTCACTTCCTGAAGCAAGTGGCAGTGAAGTTCCATCGGTGTCAGGAGGCCCAAATAACATGCCTTCACATTTAGTGGTTTCCCAGAACCAGTTAATGATGACAGGGCCTAAACCTGGACCATCACCCCTTTCAGCAACTCAAGGTGCAACTCCCCAGCAACCCCCTGTAAATTCCCTTCCCAGCTCCCATGGCCACCACTTTCCAAATGTGGCTGCTCCAACCCAGACATCTAGGCCTAAAACACCAAACAGAGCTAGCCCCAGACCCTATTATCCTCAGACACCCAACAACCGCCCTCCCAGCACAGAACCTTCAGAAATCAGTCTGTCACCAGAAAGACTTAATGCCTCCATAGCAGGACTCTTCCCTCCACAGATCAATATTCCATTACCTCCTAGGCCAAATTTAAATAGGGGCTTTGATCAACAGGGCCTAAATCCAACAACTCTGAAGGCCATTGGGCAAGCACCTTCAAATCTTACCATGAATAATCCTTCCAATTTTGCAACCCCACAGACTCACAAATTAGATTCTGTGGTGGTGAATTCTGGAAAGCAGTCTAATTCTGGAGCAACAAAACGAGCTAGTCCAAGCAGCAGTCGCAGGTCTAGTCCTGGGTCcagtaggaaaactaccccaagtCCTGGGAGGCAAAATTCAAAAGCCCCTAAACTTACTCTGGCATCTCAAACAAATGCAGCCCTGTTACAGAATGTGGAGTTACCAAGAAATGTGTTGGTCAGTCCCACTCCTCTGGCCAATCCCCCCATACCTGGGAGCTTTCCTAACAACAGTGGGCTGAATCCTCAGAATCCCACCGTGCCCATGGCTACAGTGGGGGCTGTTCTCGAGGATAACAAGGAGAGCTTGAATATGCCTCAGGACAGTGATTGCCAGAATTCCCAGGGTAGGAAGGAGCAGGTAAATGTTGAGCTAAAAGCAGTCCCTGCCCAAGAAGTTAAAATGGTTGTCCCTGAAGATCAATCCAAAAAGGACGGGCAGCCTTTGGATCCTAACAAACTTTCCAGTGTTGAAGATAACAAAACTTTGGTGTCTCCTGCCATGAGGGAAGCACCAACATCATTAAGTCAACTTCTTGACAACTCTGGAGCTCCTAACGTGACCATTAAACCCCCTGGGCTTACCGATCTGGAAGTAACACCTCCAGTAGTTTCAGGGGAGGACCTCAAAAAAGCACCTGTCATTCCCACACTGCAGGATCCGTCTTCTAAAGAGCCCTCGAATTCCCTAAACTTACCTCACAGTAATGAGCCATGTTCAACCCTTGTGCATCCAGAATTGAGTGAGGTCAGTTCCAATGTTGCACCAAGCATCCCTCCAGTAATGTCAAGACCTGTCAGTTCTTCCTCCATTTCCACTCCCTTGCCCCCAAATCAAATAACTGTTTTTGTCACTTCCAACCCCATAACCACTTCAGCTAACACATCGGCAGCCCTGCCAACTCACTTGCAGTCTGCTTTGATGTCAACGGTTGTCACAATGCCAAACGTGGGTAGCAAGGTTATGGTTTCTGAGGGACAGTCAGCAGCTCAGTCTAATGCCCGGCCTCAGTTCATTACGCCTGTCTTTATCAACTCGTCCTCAATAATTCAGGTTATGAAAGGATCACAGCCAAGCACAATTCCTGCGGCCCCACTGACAACCAACTCTGGCCTGATGCCTCCCTCTGTTGCAGTTGTTGGTCCTTTACACATACCTCAGaacataaaattttcttcagCTCCTGTACCAACTAATGCCCCTGCCAGTAGTCCTGCTTCTAACATACAGACAAATCGACCCTTGGTCCTTAACTCACGAGCCACTCCTGTTCAGCTTCCTTCACCTCCTTGTACATCTTCTCCAGTTGTTCCTCCTCATGCCCCTGTCCAGCAAGCAAAAGAATTGAATCCAGATGAGGCCAGTCCTCAGGTGAGCACCTCAGGAGATCAGAGCTCTCTGCCCTCTTCACAGTCAACCACAATGATTTCTCCCCTTTTGACCAACAGTCCAGGCTCCTCTGTCAACCGACGAAGCCCAGTCTCATCTAGtaaggggaaaggaaaagtggACAAAATTGGCCAGATTTTGCTGACCAAGGCATGTAAGAAAGTTACAGGCTCTCTTGAAAAAGGGGAAGAGCAATATGGTGCAGATGGAGAGACTGAAGGCCAAGGGCTAGAGACCACAGCTCCTGGACTTATGGGAACAGAGCAGTTATCCACAGAACTGGACAGTAAAACCCCAACGCCCCCAGCACCTACTCTGCTAAAAATGACCTCTAGTCCAGTAGGCCCGGGCTCTGCCTCAGCAGGACCCAGCTTACCTGGCGGTGCTCTCCCCACCAGTATGCGCTCAATAGTACCCACTCTGGTATCCTCTGAGCTCATCTCCACGACGCCAACCTCTAAAAGCAATCATGGTGGCATAGCATCGGAGCCACTTGTGGGTGGCCTAGTGGAGGAGAAGGTGGGATCCCATCCAGAGCTTCTACCCAGCATAG